The proteins below are encoded in one region of Arthrobacter sp. CJ23:
- a CDS encoding DUF1844 domain-containing protein gives MSTSDSNSHNSYSEAPAADAGVAQQIRDISEVAAVEVITTGAVHLMSAAAVKVGLADDANAEELKDLDEARKLITALAGLVTAAAPEIGSQHAGPLRDGLRSLQLAFREASLIPDEPGKGPGEKFTGPVN, from the coding sequence ATGAGCACTTCAGACAGCAATTCACACAATTCCTACAGCGAGGCACCCGCCGCCGACGCCGGTGTGGCCCAGCAGATCCGTGACATCTCGGAAGTTGCGGCCGTGGAGGTCATCACCACGGGCGCCGTCCACCTCATGAGCGCCGCAGCCGTCAAGGTCGGCCTGGCCGACGACGCCAACGCTGAAGAACTCAAGGACCTCGACGAAGCCCGCAAGCTCATCACGGCCCTCGCCGGCCTCGTGACCGCAGCCGCGCCGGAGATCGGTTCCCAGCACGCCGGGCCCTTGCGCGACGGCCTGCGCTCCCTCCAGCTCGCCTTCCGCGAAGCCTCCCTCATCCCCGATGAGCCCGGCAAGGGTCCCGGTGAGAAGTTCACCGGCCCGGTTAACTGA